In the Bacillota bacterium genome, one interval contains:
- the hypB gene encoding hydrogenase nickel incorporation protein HypB, with product MKVEIGVKALGANERQAELNRRRLLEAGWVAVNLLSSPGSGKTSLIEAVLPRLRARCDVAVVEGDVETARDADRVAGAGGRAVQIETRGACHLDARMVSRALDELDLGRPERGWGLLLIENVGNLVCPAEYLLGEELRVVLLSTPEGDDKVAKYPEVFRTADVVVLNKMDLAPHLDFRVERVREDLQAVHPGVPVFPLSARSGEGVDPWLDWLVRNARERLELRKSAGA from the coding sequence ATGAAGGTGGAGATCGGCGTCAAGGCGCTGGGCGCCAACGAACGCCAGGCCGAGCTGAACCGCCGGCGCCTCCTGGAGGCAGGCTGGGTGGCCGTCAACCTGCTCAGCTCCCCGGGTTCGGGCAAGACCAGCCTGATCGAGGCGGTCCTGCCCCGTCTCCGTGCGCGCTGCGACGTGGCCGTGGTGGAGGGCGACGTGGAGACGGCCCGGGACGCCGACCGCGTGGCCGGCGCCGGCGGTCGCGCGGTCCAGATCGAGACGCGCGGCGCCTGCCACCTGGATGCGCGGATGGTCTCGCGCGCGCTGGACGAGCTCGATCTGGGGCGCCCCGAGCGGGGATGGGGACTGCTCCTGATCGAGAACGTGGGCAACCTGGTCTGCCCCGCCGAGTACCTGCTGGGCGAGGAGCTCCGGGTGGTCCTGCTCAGCACGCCCGAGGGTGACGACAAGGTGGCCAAGTACCCCGAGGTCTTCCGCACCGCCGACGTGGTGGTGCTCAACAAGATGGACCTGGCTCCCCACCTGGACTTCCGCGTCGAACGCGTCCGAGAAGACCTGCAGGCCGTCCACCCCGGGGTACCCGTCTTTCCTCTCTCGGCGCGCTCCGGGGAGGGGGTGGACCCGTGGCTGGACTGGCTCGTGCGGAACGCGCGGGAGCGGCTGGAGCTCAGGAAGAGCGCTGGCGCCTGA
- a CDS encoding hydrogenase maturation nickel metallochaperone HypA, producing MHEFGIMESVVEVVRQEAAKAGIRRVERVAMVVGERTAVLPDALEFAWEALRDGEPFAPGARLEVEWRDARAVCPACGLEYHPEEGFLLVCPACGALGGELLAGEELLVASIEGE from the coding sequence ATGCACGAGTTCGGCATCATGGAATCCGTCGTGGAGGTGGTCCGCCAGGAGGCGGCCAAGGCCGGCATCCGCCGCGTCGAGCGGGTCGCCATGGTGGTGGGCGAGCGGACCGCCGTCCTGCCCGACGCGCTGGAGTTCGCCTGGGAGGCGCTCCGCGACGGGGAGCCCTTCGCCCCGGGCGCCCGGCTGGAGGTGGAGTGGCGCGACGCCCGGGCGGTCTGCCCCGCCTGCGGGCTCGAGTACCATCCCGAGGAGGGCTTCCTCCTGGTCTGCCCCGCGTGCGGCGCGCTGGGCGGCGAGCTCCTCGCGGGCGAAGAGCTCCTGGTGGCCTCGATCGAGGGTGAATGA
- the hypF gene encoding carbamoyltransferase HypF — protein MAGLARAERAGAAGAQEERWRLTVAGTVQGVGFRPFVYRLATRLGLGGRVYNADAGVVVELQGPPEALAAFEAGLQKEAPPLARIRSLRRERVATVEGEASFRIVESQRGAGRQVIVPPDLATCADCRREIFDPGDRHYRYPFTNCTNCGPRYTIVRDLPYDRPLTAMAEFAMCPECAREYHDPADRRFDAQPVACPACGPEVWLATPEGRRLEEDWLDGFREAIARGEVVALKGLGGFHLACDARNEEAVARLRRRKHRPAKPFAVMARDLATARRYVELDADGEALLTSPEAPIVLGRKTEAARRDLAPSLAPGLETLGVMLPYTPLHLLLLAEGPEVLVMTSGNLSGLPLEFENEGALERLSGFADRFLLHNRAIVNRADDSVVRRVAGRTQIQRRSRGYVPRPLPLRGAAAEGPAALGAGGEMKNAFCLLRGAEAYAGPHVGEMESLEAEEAWRLALDRFQRLLSLRPEVVGVDAHPGYRISRLGREFAREQGAGVVPVQHHHAHLVAALAEAGLEGPALGAVMDGTGYGTDGRIWGWEVLWGDASGFERLGHLRYVPMPGGEAAVREPWRMAVSHLWDAFGPDRGDRLARRLLDLSGAQLEALQALVRSGLNAPLTSSAGRLFDAVSALLGLARVNTYEGQAAIELGEAAERAVRGGYRPRSYPFALEPGDGRDGDGEGGRLRFDLRPALRELVQRRLEGAPAERLAADFHETVAAALAEALGRWAEARGVDRVVLTGGTMQNPLLLERAEQLLRGRGIGVVTPVQLPPNDGGLGLGQAVIARRRWVQGVSGGTR, from the coding sequence GTGGCTGGACTGGCTCGTGCGGAACGCGCGGGAGCGGCTGGAGCTCAGGAAGAGCGCTGGCGCCTGACCGTCGCCGGGACCGTCCAAGGCGTGGGCTTCCGGCCCTTCGTCTACCGGCTGGCCACGCGGCTGGGGCTGGGCGGGCGGGTCTACAACGCCGACGCCGGCGTGGTCGTCGAGCTGCAGGGGCCGCCCGAGGCGCTGGCCGCCTTCGAGGCAGGCCTGCAGAAGGAGGCACCCCCGCTGGCGCGGATCCGCTCGCTCCGGCGGGAGCGGGTCGCGACGGTGGAGGGCGAGGCTTCCTTCCGCATCGTCGAGTCGCAGAGAGGGGCCGGCCGGCAGGTGATCGTGCCACCCGACCTGGCCACCTGCGCCGACTGCCGCCGGGAGATCTTCGACCCCGGCGACCGCCACTACCGCTACCCGTTCACCAACTGCACCAACTGCGGGCCGCGGTACACCATCGTCCGGGATCTCCCCTACGACCGGCCGCTGACCGCCATGGCGGAGTTCGCCATGTGCCCGGAGTGCGCCCGCGAGTACCACGATCCCGCCGACCGCCGCTTCGACGCCCAGCCGGTGGCCTGCCCGGCCTGCGGGCCGGAGGTCTGGCTGGCGACGCCCGAGGGCCGGCGGCTGGAGGAGGACTGGCTCGATGGCTTCCGGGAGGCGATCGCCCGAGGCGAGGTGGTGGCGCTCAAGGGGCTGGGCGGCTTCCACCTGGCCTGTGACGCGCGGAACGAGGAGGCGGTGGCGCGCCTGCGGCGGCGGAAGCACCGGCCGGCCAAGCCTTTCGCGGTGATGGCCCGCGACCTGGCGACGGCACGACGGTACGTGGAGCTGGACGCGGACGGGGAGGCGCTCCTCACCAGCCCCGAGGCGCCCATCGTGCTGGGGAGGAAGACGGAGGCAGCGCGTCGCGATCTGGCGCCCTCGCTGGCGCCGGGACTGGAGACGCTGGGCGTCATGCTCCCCTACACCCCGCTCCACCTGCTCCTCCTGGCGGAGGGACCGGAGGTGCTGGTGATGACCAGCGGCAACCTCTCCGGCCTGCCGCTGGAGTTCGAGAACGAGGGGGCGCTGGAGCGGCTCTCCGGCTTCGCCGACCGCTTCCTGCTGCACAACCGGGCGATCGTCAACCGCGCCGACGATTCGGTCGTCCGCCGCGTCGCCGGCCGGACGCAGATCCAGCGCCGCTCGCGCGGCTACGTGCCGCGCCCCCTGCCCCTCCGCGGGGCGGCGGCGGAGGGGCCGGCGGCGCTGGGCGCCGGCGGCGAGATGAAGAACGCCTTCTGCCTCCTCCGCGGCGCCGAGGCCTACGCCGGCCCCCATGTCGGCGAGATGGAGAGCCTCGAGGCGGAGGAAGCCTGGCGCCTGGCGCTCGACCGCTTCCAGCGCCTGCTCTCGCTCCGCCCCGAGGTGGTGGGCGTCGACGCCCACCCGGGCTACCGGATCTCCCGCCTCGGCCGGGAGTTCGCCCGCGAGCAGGGGGCCGGCGTGGTCCCGGTCCAGCACCACCACGCCCACCTCGTCGCCGCCCTGGCCGAGGCGGGCCTGGAGGGACCGGCGCTGGGCGCGGTGATGGACGGGACCGGCTACGGGACCGACGGGCGGATCTGGGGCTGGGAGGTGCTCTGGGGCGACGCCTCCGGCTTCGAGCGGCTCGGACACCTGCGCTACGTCCCGATGCCCGGCGGCGAGGCGGCGGTCCGGGAGCCCTGGCGGATGGCGGTCAGCCACCTCTGGGACGCCTTCGGGCCGGACCGGGGAGACAGGCTGGCCCGCCGCCTCCTCGACCTTTCCGGGGCGCAGTTGGAGGCGCTGCAGGCGCTGGTGCGGAGCGGGCTCAACGCCCCGCTCACCTCCAGCGCCGGCCGCCTCTTCGACGCCGTCTCCGCCCTGCTCGGCCTGGCGCGGGTCAACACCTACGAGGGCCAGGCGGCCATCGAGCTGGGCGAGGCGGCGGAACGGGCGGTGCGTGGCGGATACCGGCCCCGGTCCTACCCCTTCGCCCTCGAGCCCGGCGACGGGCGTGACGGGGACGGCGAGGGCGGCCGGCTCCGCTTCGATCTCCGGCCGGCGCTCCGCGAGCTGGTGCAGCGCCGCCTCGAGGGGGCTCCGGCGGAGCGGCTGGCCGCCGACTTCCACGAGACCGTCGCCGCCGCCCTGGCCGAGGCGCTCGGGCGGTGGGCGGAGGCGCGCGGCGTCGACCGCGTGGTGCTGACGGGAGGGACCATGCAGAACCCGCTTCTCCTGGAGCGGGCGGAGCAGCTGCTCCGCGGACGGGGGATCGGGGTGGTGACGCCGGTCCAGCTTCCTCCCAACGACGGGGGGCTCGGGCTGGGCCAGGCCGTGATCGCGCGCAGGAGGTGGGTCCAAGGTGTGTCTGGCGGCACCCGGTAA
- a CDS encoding HypC/HybG/HupF family hydrogenase formation chaperone: MCLAAPGKVIAIDRQRQMAKVEYFGNEREVGVALVPEVQVGDFVMVHAGEAIEIVDPEEAEESLKLWVELYGLDDAEGV, encoded by the coding sequence GTGTGTCTGGCGGCACCCGGTAAGGTGATCGCCATCGACCGGCAGCGGCAGATGGCGAAGGTGGAGTACTTCGGCAACGAGCGCGAGGTGGGCGTGGCGCTGGTGCCGGAGGTGCAGGTGGGCGACTTCGTCATGGTCCACGCGGGCGAGGCGATCGAGATCGTCGACCCCGAGGAAGCGGAGGAGAGTCTGAAGCTATGGGTGGAGCTCTATGGACTGGACGACGCTGAAGGGGTTTAG